A section of the Arcobacter roscoffensis genome encodes:
- a CDS encoding dihydrolipoyl dehydrogenase family protein, which translates to MKTYDLIIIGGGRASNLAKKAGNLGKKVALIEKSSLGGTCANRGCVPSKLLIAYADVIRSIESSQKHFISSEIKEIDIKKIFENNNSFIDSVDDSYKSKLNENVDLYRGIGSFISDKVIKVNDEKLTASKIIIATGTKPLKPPFENAWTSDDIFPLDNIPKSITIVGSGFIACELANVFNALKINTTLIVRSETLLSSEDKQIQEVFKEEFSKYVNIEFNTTIKDAKYQESGFTIELENKDKSTKQHKSQALLYAIGRESNAKDLKLENTSIQVDERGFIKRDEYFQTNAKDVYVVGDATGKYMLQHAAAYEMNHLFKVLYEDEKQALKFKYMPHAVFTHPEIASVGLTQKQAQEQNLDFIASKSIWKASAKAQGMKIDYAFTKFIVDKNTYEILGCHMIGPQSSTMIHQVLTLMHIDNDIRHLKNMLYIHPALSEELLPAAINAIKKIEESNEKN; encoded by the coding sequence ATGAAAACTTATGACCTAATCATCATTGGAGGAGGAAGAGCCTCAAATCTTGCAAAGAAAGCTGGAAATCTAGGCAAAAAAGTTGCCTTGATAGAAAAATCAAGTCTAGGTGGAACTTGTGCAAATAGAGGTTGTGTCCCATCAAAACTTCTTATTGCTTATGCAGATGTAATTAGAAGTATAGAAAGCTCTCAAAAGCACTTTATATCAAGTGAAATTAAAGAAATTGATATAAAAAAGATTTTTGAGAATAATAACTCTTTTATAGATAGTGTTGATGATAGCTATAAATCAAAATTAAATGAAAATGTAGATTTATATAGGGGAATAGGTTCTTTTATCTCTGATAAAGTTATCAAAGTAAATGATGAAAAACTAACAGCTTCAAAAATCATCATTGCAACTGGAACAAAACCTCTTAAACCACCTTTTGAAAATGCTTGGACTAGTGATGATATTTTTCCTTTAGATAATATTCCTAAGTCTATTACTATTGTAGGTTCTGGTTTTATTGCATGTGAACTTGCAAATGTATTTAATGCTTTGAAAATAAATACTACGCTTATTGTAAGAAGTGAAACTCTTTTATCAAGTGAAGATAAACAGATTCAAGAAGTATTTAAAGAAGAGTTTAGCAAATATGTAAATATAGAGTTTAATACTACTATAAAAGATGCTAAGTATCAAGAAAGTGGTTTTACTATTGAACTTGAAAACAAAGACAAAAGCACAAAACAACATAAAAGCCAAGCCTTACTTTATGCAATAGGAAGAGAATCAAATGCAAAAGATTTAAAACTTGAAAACACTTCTATCCAAGTAGATGAAAGAGGTTTCATAAAAAGAGATGAATACTTTCAAACAAATGCAAAAGATGTATATGTAGTAGGCGATGCAACAGGGAAATACATGCTACAACATGCAGCAGCATACGAGATGAATCATCTTTTCAAAGTTTTATATGAAGATGAAAAGCAAGCCTTAAAATTTAAATACATGCCCCATGCAGTTTTTACTCACCCAGAAATAGCAAGTGTAGGTTTAACGCAAAAACAAGCCCAAGAACAAAATCTTGATTTTATAGCTTCGAAGAGTATTTGGAAAGCAAGTGCTAAAGCTCAAGGTATGAAAATAGATTATGCTTTTACAAAATTTATTGTAGATAAAAACACTTATGAAATTTTAGGATGTCATATGATAGGACCACAAAGTTCAACTATGATACATCAAGTTTTAACACTTATGCATATAGACAATGACATAAGACACTTAAAAAATATGCTTTACATTCATCCTGCACTAAGTGAAGAGTTACTTCCAGCAGCTATTAATGCCATAAAAAAAATAGAAGAGTCAAATGAAAAAAACTAA
- a CDS encoding DUF4153 domain-containing protein translates to MNNLNILLNPISKDVFLRFPIVFFFIVSTFIFAVFENHSIYVFEEDIQERVLFYFVVSIPFFTSLYLFTEKRKKSKNYAIFFTIFSIIVLYHIIYSSLDSFVFLFIASIISLMFSAFLSKNSNNNAIFDFNLHGLYSISFAFLSSAILALGILAIVASLDFLFSFSFFKDNLEDIYLFISTVIFPTLILSHIPKEYEIYKESIEIKKALLILIKNILTPLVFIYTLILYAYFIKIVFLYELPKGEMSWIISIYLCLAIFLKIFLSVVMQKNLLLTVLDKNFLITLILPVAFLGLAIYTRIEQYGITEPRYALIVLFLWFISIFVFTIFKRQFCIKTSFASLFTLLLFASLSPFNATNVSTKSQISRFENILLENEMLKDNQLLANKKDLSFDTRVQVSSIVSYFTNTQAKKDFFNNYFDTNFKNQDEVLRYLNVKYASESSKNSEDFYLPIFNLHDIALPTKGYDFVVNLNLAKDKKSIFYEQKSFDIELKDNKIFIDLEENLFEVDLALLLENLKEKKIQEFNKDNYKELLIVQNKKSSEIKLLIKYFSTIKKNKKDMITYIEAVLFVKK, encoded by the coding sequence ATGAATAATTTAAATATTTTATTAAATCCTATCTCCAAAGATGTTTTTTTAAGATTCCCTATTGTCTTTTTCTTTATTGTTTCGACATTCATATTTGCAGTTTTTGAAAATCATTCCATTTATGTCTTTGAAGAGGATATACAAGAAAGGGTGCTTTTTTATTTTGTTGTTTCAATTCCTTTTTTTACTTCACTGTATCTTTTTACTGAAAAAAGAAAAAAGAGTAAAAATTATGCAATTTTTTTTACAATATTTTCAATAATAGTTTTATATCATATTATATACAGTTCTTTAGACTCTTTTGTTTTTCTTTTTATTGCATCTATAATATCTTTAATGTTTTCTGCATTTTTGTCAAAGAACTCAAACAATAATGCAATCTTTGATTTTAATTTACATGGTTTATATAGTATAAGTTTTGCATTTTTAAGCTCAGCAATTTTAGCTTTGGGTATTTTAGCTATTGTTGCTAGTTTGGATTTTTTATTTTCATTTAGTTTTTTTAAAGATAATCTTGAAGATATTTATTTGTTCATTAGTACAGTAATTTTCCCAACTTTAATTTTGTCTCATATTCCAAAAGAGTATGAAATATATAAAGAGAGTATTGAAATAAAAAAAGCTCTTTTAATTTTGATAAAAAATATTCTTACACCTTTAGTATTTATTTATACACTGATTTTATATGCATATTTTATAAAAATTGTTTTTTTATATGAATTACCAAAGGGTGAGATGTCTTGGATAATAAGTATTTATCTATGTTTAGCAATATTCTTAAAAATATTTTTAAGTGTCGTTATGCAAAAAAATCTTTTACTTACAGTATTAGATAAAAACTTTTTGATAACTCTGATTTTACCTGTAGCTTTTTTAGGCTTGGCTATTTACACAAGAATTGAGCAGTATGGTATAACTGAGCCTCGATATGCTTTGATTGTTCTATTTTTGTGGTTTATATCTATTTTTGTATTTACAATTTTTAAAAGACAATTTTGTATAAAGACAAGTTTCGCAAGTTTGTTTACTCTTTTGCTATTTGCTTCATTGTCTCCTTTTAATGCAACAAATGTATCTACAAAATCTCAAATATCAAGATTTGAAAACATTTTATTAGAAAATGAAATGCTAAAAGATAATCAACTACTTGCTAATAAAAAAGATTTATCTTTTGATACAAGAGTTCAAGTTTCTTCTATTGTTAGCTATTTTACAAATACACAAGCAAAAAAAGATTTTTTCAATAATTACTTTGATACAAACTTTAAAAATCAAGATGAGGTGTTAAGATATTTAAATGTTAAGTATGCAAGTGAATCTTCTAAAAATAGTGAAGATTTTTATCTTCCTATATTTAATCTACATGATATAGCTTTGCCTACGAAAGGTTATGATTTTGTAGTAAATCTAAATCTTGCTAAGGATAAAAAAAGTATATTTTATGAGCAAAAAAGTTTTGATATAGAGTTAAAAGATAATAAAATCTTTATAGATTTAGAAGAAAATTTATTTGAAGTGGATTTAGCTTTATTGTTGGAAAATCTAAAAGAAAAAAAGATACAAGAGTTCAATAAAGACAACTATAAAGAGCTTTTAATTGTACAAAATAAAAAAAGTAGTGAAATAAAGCTTCTTATAAAATATTTTTCTACTATTAAAAAAAATAAAAAAGATATGATTACTTAT
- a CDS encoding amidoligase family protein, with the protein MSNFLNPKITNNYENKIRHVGFEIEFSNIDLDEILNILKNDFQFKEKKINNFFYKLESKYGDFILELDFELLTKQKIKKGAKKLSQTIGIDIKTNDIEAIEKTIGDLSKDIVPYEISTPPLPLDKISLVDELTNKLAINEAKGTKHKLYYAFGLHINIEVVSLEVQSLLNYTKAYLILQDFINKDAKIDIARKISPFIDNFKTDYIKHILDDSYKPTIQEFIDDYLKFNPTRNRSLDLLPILTFIDEKKVRNKLPNEKIKPRPAFHYRLSNSMVGSSNWQISEEWNRWILVENLANDIENLELLSKEYLTHLDNLINLTSWEERVEKWIQNH; encoded by the coding sequence ATGAGTAATTTTCTAAATCCTAAAATCACAAATAACTATGAAAATAAAATAAGACATGTGGGTTTTGAAATAGAGTTTTCAAATATTGACTTAGATGAAATCTTAAATATCTTAAAAAACGATTTTCAATTTAAAGAGAAAAAGATAAATAACTTCTTTTATAAACTAGAATCAAAGTATGGAGATTTTATTTTAGAGCTTGATTTTGAGCTTCTAACTAAACAGAAAATAAAAAAAGGTGCAAAAAAACTTTCTCAAACAATTGGTATTGATATAAAAACAAATGATATTGAAGCTATTGAAAAAACAATTGGTGATTTATCAAAAGATATAGTTCCATATGAAATAAGCACACCACCCTTACCTTTGGATAAAATTTCACTTGTTGATGAACTTACTAATAAACTCGCAATAAATGAAGCAAAAGGTACAAAACATAAATTGTATTATGCCTTTGGTTTACATATAAATATTGAAGTAGTATCACTTGAAGTACAGAGTTTATTAAACTATACAAAAGCCTATTTAATTCTTCAAGACTTTATAAATAAAGATGCAAAAATTGATATTGCAAGAAAAATAAGCCCTTTTATTGACAATTTTAAAACTGATTATATAAAACATATTTTAGACGATTCTTATAAACCAACAATACAAGAGTTTATAGATGATTACTTAAAATTCAATCCTACTAGAAATAGATCTTTAGATTTACTTCCTATTCTAACTTTTATTGATGAAAAAAAAGTAAGAAATAAATTGCCAAATGAAAAAATAAAACCAAGACCAGCTTTTCACTATAGATTATCAAACTCTATGGTAGGCTCTTCTAATTGGCAAATTAGTGAAGAGTGGAATAGATGGATTTTAGTAGAAAACCTAGCAAATGACATAGAAAACTTAGAGTTGTTATCAAAAGAATATCTTACACACCTTGATAATCTAATAAATCTTACAAGTTGGGAAGAAAGAGTTGAAAAATGGATACAAAACCACTAA
- a CDS encoding fatty acid cis/trans isomerase: protein MKKTKFLILFISIFLQTILLAKSNDELSFMKDIKPILDNRCVVCHSCYNSPCQLKLSSFEGILRGATGEKIYDNRIEPAKPSRLFIDASTQEEWQDLGFHSVLKKQNQESIMSRVLKQKQKRPENIGSYAPETDELQCSKDLDELNKYLKEKPNHGMPYGFPALEKKEHELLISWLNGKIKKDKNKKSKESVLIKEFEEFFNNPDLKHQVSARYIYEHLFLAHIKFPKDDSFYSLVRTYNKDGSSPVKTRTPYGKPKQKFYYKFKKIESTIVHKTHMVYKLDKQKLQRYKELFINTYWDEKPYMPSYKPAIASNPLIAFKQIPKKTRYEFMLDNVHYFIMTFIRGPVCKGQVALNVINDHFWVAFKNPNYDYTIKDKNFLDENQENLSLPNEYGGNSDILDVFSIYKYNNVTIDYYKNKNKLYKKYANHLDFNTIWKGNNYGKNNNDAILTIYRHFDSSSVHKGALGDIPKTMWMIDYPLLERLYYSLVAGFDVYGNTQHKVLVRKYMDRLRIEGESNFLEYLPKEKRKEIFNSWYKGALAKHLVTYTPSNSDATLNYDYKEFITRLLSYTKTKKDEINFIDKKIDNYEDIKEFKTKEQIQEALKALSFNNQIKRFKKFSSNNFNLAYIRFKMKEKDLVYTAVINRWHDSVAFLFNEESRLDVKKDKINFIEGFIGSYPNYFVVVEEDDIKEFFDLLKGKVDESKLSKFFINRNHKDFWQIYDWFQNEFYKTNGIKAGLFDLNRYYKKALEEGETNE from the coding sequence ATGAAAAAAACTAAATTCTTGATACTTTTTATAAGTATATTTTTACAAACTATATTACTAGCAAAAAGTAATGATGAACTATCTTTTATGAAAGATATTAAACCTATACTTGATAATAGATGTGTAGTTTGCCACTCTTGCTACAACTCCCCTTGTCAATTAAAACTTAGTAGTTTTGAAGGAATTTTAAGAGGTGCTACAGGGGAAAAGATATATGACAATAGAATAGAACCAGCTAAGCCCTCTAGGCTTTTTATTGATGCCTCAACACAAGAAGAATGGCAAGATTTAGGTTTTCACTCTGTTTTAAAAAAGCAAAATCAAGAAAGTATCATGTCAAGAGTTTTAAAACAAAAACAAAAAAGACCTGAAAATATTGGAAGCTATGCTCCTGAAACAGATGAACTTCAATGTAGCAAAGACTTAGATGAACTAAATAAATATTTAAAAGAAAAACCAAATCATGGTATGCCCTATGGTTTTCCTGCACTAGAAAAAAAAGAACATGAACTACTTATTTCCTGGCTAAATGGTAAAATCAAAAAAGATAAAAACAAAAAAAGTAAAGAGTCAGTCTTAATAAAAGAGTTTGAAGAGTTTTTCAATAATCCTGATTTAAAACATCAAGTAAGTGCAAGATATATTTATGAACATCTTTTTTTAGCTCATATAAAATTTCCAAAAGATGATAGTTTTTACTCATTAGTTAGAACTTATAATAAAGATGGCTCAAGTCCAGTAAAAACAAGAACCCCTTATGGTAAACCTAAACAAAAGTTTTACTATAAATTTAAAAAAATTGAATCTACAATTGTTCACAAAACTCATATGGTCTATAAACTAGATAAACAAAAACTTCAAAGGTATAAAGAACTTTTCATAAACACATATTGGGATGAAAAACCATATATGCCAAGTTATAAACCTGCGATTGCTTCAAATCCACTTATTGCTTTTAAACAAATTCCAAAAAAAACTAGATATGAATTTATGCTTGATAATGTTCACTATTTTATTATGACTTTTATTAGAGGTCCAGTTTGTAAAGGACAAGTTGCACTAAATGTAATAAATGATCATTTTTGGGTAGCTTTTAAAAACCCAAATTATGACTACACCATAAAAGATAAAAATTTCTTAGATGAAAATCAAGAAAACCTATCTTTGCCAAATGAATATGGTGGTAATAGTGATATATTAGATGTATTTAGTATTTATAAGTACAATAATGTAACAATAGATTACTATAAAAACAAAAATAAGTTATATAAAAAATATGCTAATCATTTAGACTTTAATACCATTTGGAAAGGCAATAATTATGGTAAAAATAATAACGATGCCATTCTTACTATTTACAGACACTTTGATTCTTCTTCTGTTCACAAAGGAGCCTTAGGAGATATTCCTAAAACCATGTGGATGATTGACTATCCATTATTAGAAAGACTATATTACTCACTAGTTGCTGGTTTTGATGTATATGGAAATACTCAACACAAAGTTCTTGTTAGAAAATATATGGATAGATTAAGAATTGAAGGCGAAAGCAACTTTTTAGAGTATTTACCAAAAGAAAAAAGAAAAGAGATTTTTAATAGTTGGTATAAAGGAGCTTTAGCAAAACATCTAGTTACATATACACCATCAAATTCTGATGCTACATTAAACTATGATTATAAAGAGTTTATTACAAGGCTTCTAAGTTATACAAAAACAAAAAAAGATGAAATCAATTTTATTGATAAAAAAATAGATAACTATGAAGATATTAAAGAGTTTAAAACAAAAGAGCAGATACAAGAAGCACTTAAAGCATTAAGCTTCAATAATCAAATAAAAAGATTTAAAAAGTTTTCAAGTAACAACTTCAATCTTGCATATATAAGATTTAAGATGAAAGAAAAAGACTTAGTATATACAGCAGTAATAAATAGATGGCATGATAGCGTAGCATTTTTATTTAATGAAGAATCAAGACTTGATGTAAAAAAAGACAAGATCAACTTTATTGAGGGCTTTATAGGTTCATATCCAAACTACTTTGTTGTGGTTGAAGAAGATGATATAAAAGAGTTTTTTGATTTACTTAAAGGAAAGGTTGATGAATCAAAATTATCAAAGTTTTTTATAAATAGGAACCATAAAGATTTTTGGCAAATATATGATTGGTTTCAAAATGAGTTTTATAAAACAAATGGAATTAAAGCAGGTTTATTTGACCTAAATAGATACTATAAAAAAGCTTTAGAAGAAGGAGAAACAAATGAGTAA
- a CDS encoding gamma-glutamyl-gamma-aminobutyrate hydrolase family protein: MDTKPLIGICLPDNGNYFAYIFIKLNLKIQGASCVRLKPSKDNINFKKLDGLILSGGNDIDPTLYGAHKDAHNTELDKKRDAFELEMIDKAYKEELPILGICRGAQLINIYFEGNLYAKILDLDEYIIHQNSIFPIKEAKVKTNSSLHKTVKEDKIIINSIHNQAINKVGKDLDVSSTHKSIIESIEKKDYPFLLALQWHPEYLIYLKEHRKIFEKFVKAAISYKA, translated from the coding sequence ATGGATACAAAACCACTAATAGGAATATGTTTACCTGATAATGGCAACTATTTTGCCTACATATTTATAAAATTAAATCTAAAAATACAAGGGGCTTCTTGTGTTAGATTAAAACCATCAAAAGATAATATCAATTTCAAAAAACTAGATGGTCTAATCCTTAGTGGAGGAAATGATATAGACCCCACTTTATATGGTGCTCACAAAGATGCCCACAATACTGAACTTGATAAAAAAAGAGATGCCTTTGAATTAGAAATGATAGATAAAGCATATAAAGAGGAGTTACCAATTCTTGGTATATGTAGAGGGGCTCAACTTATAAATATCTATTTTGAGGGGAATTTATATGCAAAAATACTTGATTTGGATGAATATATAATTCATCAAAACTCAATATTTCCAATAAAAGAAGCAAAAGTAAAAACAAACAGCTCTTTACATAAAACAGTAAAGGAAGATAAAATCATAATCAATAGTATTCACAATCAAGCTATAAATAAAGTTGGTAAAGATTTAGATGTATCTTCTACCCATAAGTCTATAATTGAATCTATTGAAAAAAAAGATTACCCTTTTTTATTAGCTTTACAGTGGCACCCTGAATACTTGATATATTTAAAAGAGCATAGAAAGATTTTTGAGAAGTTTGTAAAAGCTGCTATTTCATATAAAGCTTAG
- the ccoG gene encoding cytochrome c oxidase accessory protein CcoG — protein MKEKNEFLSKTPYRIKRYYGYIVATIISLSLPFITIGGNHIFLLSFDKKQLHLLGTAFDMQELYLMPFLLMLLFLGIFAVTSLGGRAWCGWACPQTIFRVVYRDLIEGKLLGLRRIKNKQKDPDYSKPKNASKRLIAIIIWSCLALLAASNFMWYFVPPEDFFAYIQNPTEHMFLIGFVLAIAAFLVYDAVFLKEDFCVYICPYSRVQSVLYDDNTYQAIYSTNRGGEIYNESKEKIIFKAKDLPSQTDECTTCESCVTVCPTHIDIRKGLQLECINCLECVDACTTVMGKLGKPSLVQWSSTNEIKNDKPTKMLRKQTIMYAAALTIVLGLLFAMGGTKEYMLLNVNKTTQLYKIKENNVVANNFVFLFQNTESKPLTYHLEIVDNKDIEIKRFKPFTLQPGKLRKKVVILQTEKVLVKDNTKDTPIAITIRAYAKEDPERVSVLRKAVFIYPRADKLK, from the coding sequence GTGAAAGAGAAAAATGAATTTTTAAGTAAGACTCCATATAGAATTAAAAGGTATTACGGATATATAGTTGCAACTATTATATCTCTATCCTTACCTTTTATTACTATTGGTGGTAACCACATTTTCTTATTATCTTTTGATAAAAAACAATTACATCTATTAGGTACAGCATTTGATATGCAAGAGTTATATCTTATGCCATTTTTATTAATGCTTCTATTCTTAGGAATTTTTGCAGTTACTTCACTAGGTGGTAGAGCATGGTGTGGTTGGGCCTGTCCTCAAACAATCTTTAGGGTTGTATATAGAGATTTAATAGAAGGTAAACTTTTAGGTCTTAGAAGAATCAAAAACAAACAAAAAGACCCAGACTACTCAAAACCAAAAAATGCTTCTAAAAGATTGATTGCTATTATCATCTGGTCATGTTTAGCCCTTCTTGCAGCATCTAACTTTATGTGGTATTTCGTACCTCCTGAAGACTTCTTTGCTTATATTCAAAACCCTACAGAACATATGTTCTTAATAGGATTTGTTTTAGCAATTGCAGCATTTTTAGTTTATGATGCAGTATTTTTAAAAGAAGATTTCTGTGTGTATATTTGTCCTTACTCAAGAGTTCAATCGGTACTTTATGATGACAATACTTACCAAGCTATTTATTCAACAAATAGAGGTGGGGAGATTTATAATGAGAGTAAAGAAAAGATAATTTTTAAAGCAAAAGATTTACCAAGCCAAACTGATGAGTGTACTACTTGTGAATCATGTGTAACAGTTTGTCCTACACATATTGATATTAGAAAAGGTTTACAACTTGAATGTATAAACTGTTTAGAATGTGTAGATGCTTGTACTACAGTTATGGGAAAACTTGGAAAACCTTCACTTGTTCAGTGGTCAAGTACAAATGAAATCAAAAATGATAAACCAACAAAGATGTTAAGAAAGCAAACTATTATGTATGCTGCTGCTCTTACTATTGTTTTAGGTTTACTTTTTGCAATGGGTGGAACAAAAGAGTATATGCTTTTAAATGTTAATAAAACAACTCAGCTATATAAAATCAAAGAAAACAATGTAGTTGCAAATAACTTTGTATTCTTATTCCAAAATACTGAATCAAAACCTTTAACTTATCACTTAGAAATAGTTGATAATAAAGATATTGAAATCAAAAGATTTAAACCATTTACACTACAACCTGGAAAACTTAGAAAAAAAGTTGTAATTTTACAAACTGAAAAAGTTTTAGTAAAAGATAACACAAAAGACACACCAATAGCTATAACAATTAGAGCTTATGCTAAAGAAGACCCTGAAAGAGTTAGTGTTCTAAGAAAAGCTGTATTCATTTATCCAAGAGCAGATAAACTTAAATAA
- a CDS encoding CTP synthase, with translation MTKFIFVTGGVLSSLGKGITSASVATILKQSGFKVSMLKIDPYLNVDPGTMSPLEHGEVFVTADGAETDLDLGNYERFIDTTLTAKNSFTTGQVYQSVIKREREGGYLGKTIQVIPHVVDEIKDRIYAAADEKDFLIIELGGTVGDIEGLPFMEAIRAIRHEKPKDKTMNIHVSLVPYIKAAGELKTKPTQHSVQELRRIGITPHMLVCRTEKELPKNLKDKLALSCDIDRNAVIEAGDAQSIYQVPLHFIKEGILTPLSDHFNIKFKPNMERWDTLVKNILVPKDEVTIAFVGKYLDLKESYKSLIEALIHAGAHLNTKVNIHWCDSEKIEDIGAYEVIGNSDGILVAGGFGHRGVEGKLKAIRYARENKVPYLGICLGMQLSVIEYARNVLGIENANSIEFDENTQEPLIYLIDEFMDQSGNKQLRTHKSPMGGTMRLGEYPFEPLKGTNLQKAYGNEEIYHERHRHRYEANPAYKEKLEEAGMIISGQSNGLIEAVEIKDHPWFVGVQFHPEFTSHLETPNPIILEFVKQANKKD, from the coding sequence ATGACTAAATTCATCTTTGTAACTGGTGGGGTATTAAGTTCACTTGGTAAAGGTATCACTTCTGCATCTGTTGCAACAATCTTAAAACAATCAGGGTTCAAAGTAAGTATGCTTAAAATTGACCCTTACTTAAATGTTGACCCTGGAACAATGAGTCCACTAGAACATGGGGAAGTTTTTGTTACTGCTGATGGTGCTGAAACTGACCTTGACCTAGGAAACTATGAAAGATTTATCGACACAACATTAACTGCTAAAAACTCTTTTACAACTGGACAAGTTTACCAAAGTGTAATTAAAAGAGAAAGAGAAGGGGGATACTTAGGTAAGACTATTCAAGTTATTCCTCATGTTGTTGATGAAATCAAAGATAGAATCTATGCAGCTGCAGATGAAAAAGACTTTTTAATCATCGAGCTTGGTGGAACAGTTGGTGATATCGAAGGTCTACCATTTATGGAAGCTATTAGAGCTATCAGACATGAAAAGCCTAAAGATAAAACTATGAACATTCATGTAAGTTTAGTTCCTTATATCAAAGCAGCAGGTGAGCTTAAAACAAAACCAACTCAACACTCAGTTCAAGAGTTAAGAAGAATTGGTATCACTCCTCATATGTTAGTTTGTAGAACGGAAAAAGAGTTACCTAAAAACTTAAAAGACAAGTTAGCATTATCTTGTGACATAGATAGAAATGCAGTTATTGAAGCAGGTGATGCGCAATCAATCTACCAAGTTCCATTACATTTTATTAAAGAAGGGATTTTAACTCCTTTATCAGATCACTTCAATATAAAATTTAAACCAAACATGGAAAGATGGGATACTTTAGTTAAAAATATTTTAGTTCCAAAAGATGAAGTTACAATTGCATTTGTTGGTAAATACTTAGATTTAAAAGAGTCATATAAATCATTAATTGAAGCCTTAATTCATGCAGGTGCACACTTAAATACAAAAGTAAATATTCACTGGTGTGATTCAGAAAAAATTGAAGACATAGGTGCATATGAAGTTATTGGAAATTCTGATGGTATTTTAGTTGCAGGTGGATTTGGACACAGAGGTGTTGAAGGTAAACTTAAAGCTATTAGATATGCTAGAGAAAATAAAGTTCCATATTTAGGTATTTGTTTAGGTATGCAACTTTCAGTTATTGAGTATGCTAGAAATGTATTAGGTATAGAAAATGCTAACTCAATTGAATTTGATGAAAATACACAAGAACCATTAATCTACTTAATTGATGAATTTATGGATCAAAGTGGTAACAAACAATTAAGAACTCATAAATCACCAATGGGTGGAACTATGAGACTTGGTGAATATCCATTTGAGCCATTAAAAGGAACAAATCTTCAAAAAGCTTATGGAAATGAAGAGATTTACCATGAGAGACATAGACATAGATATGAAGCAAATCCAGCTTATAAAGAAAAATTAGAAGAAGCAGGTATGATTATTTCTGGACAATCAAATGGTTTAATTGAAGCTGTTGAAATTAAAGACCATCCATGGTTTGTAGGTGTACAATTCCACCCTGAATTTACATCACATTTAGAGACTCCGAATCCAATTATTTTAGAGTTTGTTAAACAAGCAAATAAAAAAGACTAA